The Pseudomonadota bacterium region TAAAAGCCCGGAAAGAACTTTTTTCGGTCCAACTTCAATAAAAACCCGCACGTCCCGGGCGATAAAGTCATTCATGATATCGAGCCAGCGCACCATGGAGGACATCTGCCGGGCCATGACCTCCCGGATCACTTCGGGGTCAACCTCAGCTTTCGCAGTCACATTGAACAGCATGGGAATTACCGGGGGACGAAATTCTATACCCTTCATGACTTCCATGAAATCAGGCACTGCATCCTGCACCAAAGGGCTGTGGTTGGCAATGGCCACATTCAGCGGAATGACCCGGGCCCCCATCTCGTCAAATATTGCAGATGCTTCGTCAAGGCCGGCCTGATCCCCGGAAATGACGATCTGCGTCTCCATATTGTGGTTGGCGGCAGTGACGACGCCTTTTGTAACCCCGGCCAAAACTTCCCGCACCTCGTCGATGGTGAATCCCAGGACTGCCCGCATGCCGCCGGGATTTTTCAGGCCTTCCCTGTCCATGAGCCGCCCCCTTGCCGAAACCAGGTTCAGGGTATCTTCAACGCTGAGAACCCCAGCTGCACAAAGGGCGCTGAACTCGCCGAGGCTGTGTCCTGCGACATAGTGCGGCTTCAATCCGGCCTTTAAAAGCGCCTGCCAGCAGATGAGATCAACAGCTGTCAAGGCTGGCTGGAGATGAAGCGCCTTGGTCAATTCCT contains the following coding sequences:
- the fabD gene encoding ACP S-malonyltransferase → MTDKKTAFIFPGQGSQYLGMAQGFIDADPEAKTLMSQADLISGLQLSTLCRQGPMEELTKALHLQPALTAVDLICWQALLKAGLKPHYVAGHSLGEFSALCAAGVLSVEDTLNLVSARGRLMDREGLKNPGGMRAVLGFTIDEVREVLAGVTKGVVTAANHNMETQIVISGDQAGLDEASAIFDEMGARVIPLNVAIANHSPLVQDAVPDFMEVMKGIEFRPPVIPMLFNVTAKAEVDPEVIREVMARQMSSMVRWLDIMNDFIARDVRVFIEVGPKKVLSGLLRKIVPKGYEHKCFQVDSPETLEECIEGLRN